In one Bacillus rossius redtenbacheri isolate Brsri chromosome 11, Brsri_v3, whole genome shotgun sequence genomic region, the following are encoded:
- the LOC134536810 gene encoding uncharacterized protein LOC134536810 isoform X4 produces MFYDAQLVGALNFVRLAKTFGYHSYKIGSQSEGLRIKIGSCVSGQCAQAILNHVKRLSQTGHLHKIILLVGIYDLLVTAVDYWAECCLPTTAMDTRVTTGRAVKSYEQSAAPSEGVCRLLRAGEDVSVQVLCVLCQVTAVDYWVECCLPTTAMATRVTTGRAVKSYEQSAAPSEGVCRLLRAGEDVSVQVLCVLCQVTAVDYWAECCLPTTAMATRVTTGRAVKSYEQSAAPSEGVCRLLRAGEDVSVQVLCVLCQVTAVDYWAECCLPTTAMATRVTTGRAVKSYEQSAAPSEGVCRLLRAGEDVSVQVLCVLCQVTAVDYWAECCLPTTAMATRVTTGRAVKSYEQSAAPSEGVRRLLRAGEDVSVQVLCVLCQVTAVDYWAECCLPTTAMDTRVTTGRAVKSYEQSAAPSEGVCRLLRAGEDVSVQVLCVLCQVTAVDYWVECCLPTTAMATRVTTGRAVKSYEQSAAPSEGVCRLLRAGEDVSVQVLCVLCQVTAVDYWVECCLPTTAMATRVTTGRAVKSYEQSAAPSEGVCRLLRAGEDVTAVDYWVECCLPTTAMATRVTTGRAVKSYEQSAAPSEGVCRLLRAGEDVSVQVLCVLCQVTAVDYWVECCLPTTAMATRVTTGRAVKSYEQSAAPSEGVCRLLRAGEDVSVQVLCVLCQVTAVDYWVECCLPTTAMDTRVTTGRSVKSYEQSAAPSEGVCRLLRAGEDVSVQVLCVLCQVTAVDYWVECCLPTTAMATRVTTGRAVKSYEQSAAPSEGVRRLLRAGEDLSFCRFAVRDSTCVCAWRLHPWEGGGGF; encoded by the exons GTCACAGCGGTGGACTATTGGGCGGAGTGCTGTCTCCCGACCACTGCTATGGACACGAGGGTTACCACTGGTCGTGCGGTGAAGAGCTACGAGCAGTCAGCAGCGCCCAGCGAGGGAGTCTGCCGGCTGTTGCGAGCAGGAGAGGACGTGAGTGTGCAGGTTTTATGTGTGCTGTGTCAGGTCACGGCGGTGGACTATTGGGTGGAGTGCTGCCTCCCGACCACTGCTATGGCCACGAGGGTTACCACTGGTCGTGCGGTGAAGAGCTACGAGCAGTCAGCAGCGCCCAGCGAGGGAGTCTGCCGGCTGTTGCGAGCAGGAGAGGACGTGAGTGTGCAGGTTTTATGTGTGCTGTGTCAGGTCACGGCTGTGGACTATTGGGCGGAGTGCTGCCTCCCGACCACTGCTATGGCCACGAGGGTTACCACTGGTCGTGCGGTGAAGAGCTACGAGCAGTCAGCAGCGCCCAGCGAGGGAGTCTGCCGGCTGTTGCGAGCAGGAGAGGACGTGAGTGTGCAGGTTTTATGTGTGCTGTGTCAGGTCACGGCGGTGGACTATTGGGCGGAGTGCTGCCTCCCGACCACTGCTATGGCCACGAGGGTTACCACTGGTCGTGCGGTGAAGAGCTACGAGCAGTCAGCAGCGCCCAGCGAGGGAGTCTGCCGGCTGTTGCGAGCAGGAGAGGACGTGAGTGTGCAGGTTTTATGTGTGCTGTGTCAGGTCACGGCTGTGGACTATTGGGCGGAGTGCTGCCTCCCAACCACTGCTATGGCCACGAGGGTTACCACTGGTCGTGCGGTGAAGAGCTACGAGCAGTCAGCAGCGCCCAGCGAGGGAGTCCGCCGGCTGTTGCGAGCAGGAGAGGACGTGAGTGTGCAGGTTTTATGTGTGCTGTGTCAGGTCACGGCGGTGGACTATTGGGCGGAGTGCTGCCTCCCGACCACTGCTATGGACACGAGGGTTACCACTGGTCGTGCGGTGAAGAGCTACGAGCAGTCAGCAGCGCCCAGCGAGGGAGTCTGCCGGCTGTTGCGAGCAGGAGAGGACGTGAGTGTGCAGGTTTTATGTGTGCTGTGTCAGGTCACGGCTGTGGACTATTGGGTGGAGTGCTGCCTCCCGACCACTGCTATGGCCACGAGGGTTACCACTGGTCGTGCGGTGAAGAGCTACGAGCAGTCAGCAGCGCCCAGCGAGGGAGTCTGCCGGCTGTTGCGAGCAGGAGAGGACGTGAGTGTGCAGGTTTTATGTGTGCTGTGTCAGGTCACGGCTGTGGACTATTGGGTGGAGTGCTGCCTCCCGACCACTGCTATGGCCACGAGGGTTACCACTGGTCGTGCGGTGAAGAGCTACGAGCAGTCAGCAGCGCCCAGCGAGGGAGTCTGCCGGCTGTTGCGAGCAGGAGAGGAC GTCACGGCTGTGGACTATTGGGTGGAGTGCTGCCTCCCGACCACTGCTATGGCCACGAGGGTTACCACTGGTCGTGCGGTGAAGAGCTACGAGCAGTCAGCAGCGCCCAGCGAGGGAGTCTGCCGGCTGTTGCGAGCAGGAGAGGACGTGAGTGTGCAGGTTTTATGTGTGCTGTGTCAGGTCACGGCGGTGGACTATTGGGTGGAGTGCTGCCTCCCGACCACTGCTATGGCCACGAGGGTTACCACTGGTCGTGCGGTGAAGAGCTACGAGCAGTCAGCAGCGCCCAGCGAGGGAGTCTGCCGGCTGTTGCGAGCAGGAGAGGACGTGAGTGTGCAGGTTTTATGTGTGCTGTGTCAGGTCACGGCGGTGGACTATTGGGTGGAGTGCTGCCTCCCGACCACTGCTATGGACACGAGGGTTACCACTGGTCGTTCGGTGAAGAGCTACGAGCAGTCAGCAGCGCCCAGCGAGGGAGTCTGCCGGCTGTTGCGAGCAGGAGAGGACGTGAGTGTGCAGGTTTTATGTGTGCTGTGTCAGGTCACGGCTGTGGACTATTGGGTGGAGTGCTGCCTCCCGACCACTGCTATGGCCACGAGGGTTACCACTGGTCGTGCGGTGAAGAGCTACGAGCAGTCAGCAGCGCCCAGCGAGGGAGTCCGCCGGCTGTTGCGAGCAGGAGAGGAC CTTTCTTTTTGCAGATTTGCTGTTCGTGACTCTACCTGTGTGTGTGCTTGGAGATTACATCCCTGGGAAG GTGGAGGTGGATTTTAA
- the LOC134536810 gene encoding uncharacterized protein LOC134536810 isoform X1, protein MFYDAQLVGALNFVRLAKTFGYHSYKIGSQSEGLRIKIGSCVSGQCAQAILNHVKRLSQTGHLHKIILLVGIYDLLVTAVDYWAECCLPTTAMDTRVTTGRAVKSYEQSAAPSEGVCRLLRAGEDVSVQVLCVLCQVTAVDYWVECCLPTTAMATRVTTGRAVKSYEQSAAPSEGVCRLLRAGEDVSVQVLCVLCQVTAVDYWAECCLPTTAMATRVTTGRAVKSYEQSAAPSEGVCRLLRAGEDVSVQVLCVLCQVTAVDYWAECCLPTTAMATRVTTGRAVKSYEQSAAPSEGVCRLLRAGEDVSVQVLCVLCQVTAVDYWAECCLPTTAMATRVTTGRAVKSYEQSAAPSEGVRRLLRAGEDVSVQVLCVLCQVTAVDYWAECCLPTTAMDTRVTTGRAVKSYEQSAAPSEGVCRLLRAGEDVSVQVLCVLCQVTAVDYWVECCLPTTAMATRVTTGRAVKSYEQSAAPSEGVCRLLRAGEDVSVQVLCVLCQVTAVDYWVECCLPTTAMATRVTTGRAVKSYEQSAAPSEGVCRLLRAGEDVSVQVLCVLCQVTAVDYWVECCLPTTAMATRVTTGRAVKSYEQSAAPSEGVCRLLRAGEDVSVQVLCVLCQVTAVDYWVECCLPTTAMATRVTTGRAVKSYEQSAAPSEGVCRLLRAGEDVSVQVLCVLCQVTAVDYWVECCLPTTAMDTRVTTGRSVKSYEQSAAPSEGVCRLLRAGEDVSVQVLCVLCQVTAVDYWVECCLPTTAMATRVTTGRAVKSYEQSAAPSEGVRRLLRAGEDLSFCRFAVRDSTCVCAWRLHPWEGGGGF, encoded by the exons GTCACAGCGGTGGACTATTGGGCGGAGTGCTGTCTCCCGACCACTGCTATGGACACGAGGGTTACCACTGGTCGTGCGGTGAAGAGCTACGAGCAGTCAGCAGCGCCCAGCGAGGGAGTCTGCCGGCTGTTGCGAGCAGGAGAGGACGTGAGTGTGCAGGTTTTATGTGTGCTGTGTCAGGTCACGGCGGTGGACTATTGGGTGGAGTGCTGCCTCCCGACCACTGCTATGGCCACGAGGGTTACCACTGGTCGTGCGGTGAAGAGCTACGAGCAGTCAGCAGCGCCCAGCGAGGGAGTCTGCCGGCTGTTGCGAGCAGGAGAGGACGTGAGTGTGCAGGTTTTATGTGTGCTGTGTCAGGTCACGGCTGTGGACTATTGGGCGGAGTGCTGCCTCCCGACCACTGCTATGGCCACGAGGGTTACCACTGGTCGTGCGGTGAAGAGCTACGAGCAGTCAGCAGCGCCCAGCGAGGGAGTCTGCCGGCTGTTGCGAGCAGGAGAGGACGTGAGTGTGCAGGTTTTATGTGTGCTGTGTCAGGTCACGGCGGTGGACTATTGGGCGGAGTGCTGCCTCCCGACCACTGCTATGGCCACGAGGGTTACCACTGGTCGTGCGGTGAAGAGCTACGAGCAGTCAGCAGCGCCCAGCGAGGGAGTCTGCCGGCTGTTGCGAGCAGGAGAGGACGTGAGTGTGCAGGTTTTATGTGTGCTGTGTCAGGTCACGGCTGTGGACTATTGGGCGGAGTGCTGCCTCCCAACCACTGCTATGGCCACGAGGGTTACCACTGGTCGTGCGGTGAAGAGCTACGAGCAGTCAGCAGCGCCCAGCGAGGGAGTCCGCCGGCTGTTGCGAGCAGGAGAGGACGTGAGTGTGCAGGTTTTATGTGTGCTGTGTCAGGTCACGGCGGTGGACTATTGGGCGGAGTGCTGCCTCCCGACCACTGCTATGGACACGAGGGTTACCACTGGTCGTGCGGTGAAGAGCTACGAGCAGTCAGCAGCGCCCAGCGAGGGAGTCTGCCGGCTGTTGCGAGCAGGAGAGGACGTGAGTGTGCAGGTTTTATGTGTGCTGTGTCAGGTCACGGCTGTGGACTATTGGGTGGAGTGCTGCCTCCCGACCACTGCTATGGCCACGAGGGTTACCACTGGTCGTGCGGTGAAGAGCTACGAGCAGTCAGCAGCGCCCAGCGAGGGAGTCTGCCGGCTGTTGCGAGCAGGAGAGGACGTGAGTGTGCAGGTTTTATGTGTGCTGTGTCAGGTCACGGCTGTGGACTATTGGGTGGAGTGCTGCCTCCCGACCACTGCTATGGCCACGAGGGTTACCACTGGTCGTGCGGTGAAGAGCTACGAGCAGTCAGCAGCGCCCAGCGAGGGAGTCTGCCGGCTGTTGCGAGCAGGAGAGGACGTGAGTGTGCAGGTTTTGTGTGTGCTGTGTCAGGTCACGGCTGTGGACTATTGGGTGGAGTGCTGCCTCCCGACCACTGCTATGGCCACGAGGGTTACCACTGGTCGTGCGGTGAAGAGCTACGAGCAGTCAGCAGCGCCCAGCGAGGGAGTCTGCCGGCTGTTGCGAGCAGGAGAGGACGTGAGTGTGCAGGTTTTATGTGTGCTGTGTCAGGTCACGGCGGTGGACTATTGGGTGGAGTGCTGCCTCCCGACCACTGCTATGGCCACGAGGGTTACCACTGGTCGTGCGGTGAAGAGCTACGAGCAGTCAGCAGCGCCCAGCGAGGGAGTCTGCCGGCTGTTGCGAGCAGGAGAGGACGTGAGTGTGCAGGTTTTATGTGTGCTGTGTCAGGTCACGGCGGTGGACTATTGGGTGGAGTGCTGCCTCCCGACCACTGCTATGGACACGAGGGTTACCACTGGTCGTTCGGTGAAGAGCTACGAGCAGTCAGCAGCGCCCAGCGAGGGAGTCTGCCGGCTGTTGCGAGCAGGAGAGGACGTGAGTGTGCAGGTTTTATGTGTGCTGTGTCAGGTCACGGCTGTGGACTATTGGGTGGAGTGCTGCCTCCCGACCACTGCTATGGCCACGAGGGTTACCACTGGTCGTGCGGTGAAGAGCTACGAGCAGTCAGCAGCGCCCAGCGAGGGAGTCCGCCGGCTGTTGCGAGCAGGAGAGGAC CTTTCTTTTTGCAGATTTGCTGTTCGTGACTCTACCTGTGTGTGTGCTTGGAGATTACATCCCTGGGAAG GTGGAGGTGGATTTTAA
- the LOC134536810 gene encoding uncharacterized protein LOC134536810 isoform X9 has protein sequence MFYDAQLVGALNFVRLAKTFGYHSYKIGSQSEGLRIKIGSCVSGQCAQAILNHVKRLSQTGHLHKIILLVGIYDLLVTAVDYWAECCLPTTAMDTRVTTGRAVKSYEQSAAPSEGVCRLLRAGEDVSVQVLCVLCQVTAVDYWVECCLPTTAMATRVTTGRAVKSYEQSAAPSEGVCRLLRAGEDVSVQVLCVLCQVTAVDYWAECCLPTTAMATRVTTGRAVKSYEQSAAPSEGVCRLLRAGEDVTAVDYWAECCLPTTAMATRVTTGRAVKSYEQSAAPSEGVCRLLRAGEDVSVQVLCVLCQVTAVDYWAECCLPTTAMATRVTTGRAVKSYEQSAAPSEGVRRLLRAGEDVSVQVLCVLCQVTAVDYWAECCLPTTAMDTRVTTGRAVKSYEQSAAPSEGVCRLLRAGEDVSVQVLCVLCQVTAVDYWVECCLPTTAMATRVTTGRAVKSYEQSAAPSEGVCRLLRAGEDVSVQVLCVLCQVTAVDYWVECCLPTTAMATRVTTGRAVKSYEQSAAPSEGVCRLLRAGEDVSVQVLCVLCQVTAVDYWVECCLPTTAMATRVTTGRAVKSYEQSAAPSEGVCRLLRAGEDVSVQVLCVLCQVTAVDYWVECCLPTTAMATRVTTGRAVKSYEQSAAPSEGVCRLLRAGEDVSVQVLCVLCQVTAVDYWVECCLPTTAMDTRVTTGRSVKSYEQSAAPSEGVCRLLRAGEDVSVQVLCVLCQVTAVDYWVECCLPTTAMATRVTTGRAVKSYEQSAAPSEGVRRLLRAGEDLSFCRFAVRDSTCVCAWRLHPWEGGGGF, from the exons GTCACAGCGGTGGACTATTGGGCGGAGTGCTGTCTCCCGACCACTGCTATGGACACGAGGGTTACCACTGGTCGTGCGGTGAAGAGCTACGAGCAGTCAGCAGCGCCCAGCGAGGGAGTCTGCCGGCTGTTGCGAGCAGGAGAGGACGTGAGTGTGCAGGTTTTATGTGTGCTGTGTCAGGTCACGGCGGTGGACTATTGGGTGGAGTGCTGCCTCCCGACCACTGCTATGGCCACGAGGGTTACCACTGGTCGTGCGGTGAAGAGCTACGAGCAGTCAGCAGCGCCCAGCGAGGGAGTCTGCCGGCTGTTGCGAGCAGGAGAGGACGTGAGTGTGCAGGTTTTATGTGTGCTGTGTCAGGTCACGGCTGTGGACTATTGGGCGGAGTGCTGCCTCCCGACCACTGCTATGGCCACGAGGGTTACCACTGGTCGTGCGGTGAAGAGCTACGAGCAGTCAGCAGCGCCCAGCGAGGGAGTCTGCCGGCTGTTGCGAGCAGGAGAGGAC GTCACGGCGGTGGACTATTGGGCGGAGTGCTGCCTCCCGACCACTGCTATGGCCACGAGGGTTACCACTGGTCGTGCGGTGAAGAGCTACGAGCAGTCAGCAGCGCCCAGCGAGGGAGTCTGCCGGCTGTTGCGAGCAGGAGAGGACGTGAGTGTGCAGGTTTTATGTGTGCTGTGTCAGGTCACGGCTGTGGACTATTGGGCGGAGTGCTGCCTCCCAACCACTGCTATGGCCACGAGGGTTACCACTGGTCGTGCGGTGAAGAGCTACGAGCAGTCAGCAGCGCCCAGCGAGGGAGTCCGCCGGCTGTTGCGAGCAGGAGAGGACGTGAGTGTGCAGGTTTTATGTGTGCTGTGTCAGGTCACGGCGGTGGACTATTGGGCGGAGTGCTGCCTCCCGACCACTGCTATGGACACGAGGGTTACCACTGGTCGTGCGGTGAAGAGCTACGAGCAGTCAGCAGCGCCCAGCGAGGGAGTCTGCCGGCTGTTGCGAGCAGGAGAGGACGTGAGTGTGCAGGTTTTATGTGTGCTGTGTCAGGTCACGGCTGTGGACTATTGGGTGGAGTGCTGCCTCCCGACCACTGCTATGGCCACGAGGGTTACCACTGGTCGTGCGGTGAAGAGCTACGAGCAGTCAGCAGCGCCCAGCGAGGGAGTCTGCCGGCTGTTGCGAGCAGGAGAGGACGTGAGTGTGCAGGTTTTATGTGTGCTGTGTCAGGTCACGGCTGTGGACTATTGGGTGGAGTGCTGCCTCCCGACCACTGCTATGGCCACGAGGGTTACCACTGGTCGTGCGGTGAAGAGCTACGAGCAGTCAGCAGCGCCCAGCGAGGGAGTCTGCCGGCTGTTGCGAGCAGGAGAGGACGTGAGTGTGCAGGTTTTGTGTGTGCTGTGTCAGGTCACGGCTGTGGACTATTGGGTGGAGTGCTGCCTCCCGACCACTGCTATGGCCACGAGGGTTACCACTGGTCGTGCGGTGAAGAGCTACGAGCAGTCAGCAGCGCCCAGCGAGGGAGTCTGCCGGCTGTTGCGAGCAGGAGAGGACGTGAGTGTGCAGGTTTTATGTGTGCTGTGTCAGGTCACGGCGGTGGACTATTGGGTGGAGTGCTGCCTCCCGACCACTGCTATGGCCACGAGGGTTACCACTGGTCGTGCGGTGAAGAGCTACGAGCAGTCAGCAGCGCCCAGCGAGGGAGTCTGCCGGCTGTTGCGAGCAGGAGAGGACGTGAGTGTGCAGGTTTTATGTGTGCTGTGTCAGGTCACGGCGGTGGACTATTGGGTGGAGTGCTGCCTCCCGACCACTGCTATGGACACGAGGGTTACCACTGGTCGTTCGGTGAAGAGCTACGAGCAGTCAGCAGCGCCCAGCGAGGGAGTCTGCCGGCTGTTGCGAGCAGGAGAGGACGTGAGTGTGCAGGTTTTATGTGTGCTGTGTCAGGTCACGGCTGTGGACTATTGGGTGGAGTGCTGCCTCCCGACCACTGCTATGGCCACGAGGGTTACCACTGGTCGTGCGGTGAAGAGCTACGAGCAGTCAGCAGCGCCCAGCGAGGGAGTCCGCCGGCTGTTGCGAGCAGGAGAGGAC CTTTCTTTTTGCAGATTTGCTGTTCGTGACTCTACCTGTGTGTGTGCTTGGAGATTACATCCCTGGGAAG GTGGAGGTGGATTTTAA
- the LOC134536810 gene encoding uncharacterized protein LOC134536810 isoform X5, translating to MFYDAQLVGALNFVRLAKTFGYHSYKIGSQSEGLRIKIGSCVSGQCAQAILNHVKRLSQTGHLHKIILLVGIYDLLVTAVDYWAECCLPTTAMDTRVTTGRAVKSYEQSAAPSEGVCRLLRAGEDVSVQVLCVLCQVTAVDYWVECCLPTTAMATRVTTGRAVKSYEQSAAPSEGVCRLLRAGEDVSVQVLCVLCQVTAVDYWAECCLPTTAMATRVTTGRAVKSYEQSAAPSEGVCRLLRAGEDVSVQVLCVLCQVTAVDYWAECCLPTTAMATRVTTGRAVKSYEQSAAPSEGVCRLLRAGEDVSVQVLCVLCQVTAVDYWAECCLPTTAMATRVTTGRAVKSYEQSAAPSEGVRRLLRAGEDVSVQVLCVLCQVTAVDYWAECCLPTTAMDTRVTTGRAVKSYEQSAAPSEGVCRLLRAGEDVSVQVLCVLCQVTAVDYWVECCLPTTAMATRVTTGRAVKSYEQSAAPSEGVCRLLRAGEDVSVQVLCVLCQVTAVDYWVECCLPTTAMATRVTTGRAVKSYEQSAAPSEGVCRLLRAGEDVSVQVLCVLCQVTAVDYWVECCLPTTAMATRVTTGRAVKSYEQSAAPSEGVCRLLRAGEDVSVQVLCVLCQVTAVDYWVECCLPTTAMATRVTTGRAVKSYEQSAAPSEGVCRLLRAGEDVSVQVLCVLCQVTAVDYWVECCLPTTAMDTRVTTGRSVKSYEQSAAPSEGVCRLLRAGEDVTAVDYWVECCLPTTAMATRVTTGRAVKSYEQSAAPSEGVRRLLRAGEDLSFCRFAVRDSTCVCAWRLHPWEGGGGF from the exons GTCACAGCGGTGGACTATTGGGCGGAGTGCTGTCTCCCGACCACTGCTATGGACACGAGGGTTACCACTGGTCGTGCGGTGAAGAGCTACGAGCAGTCAGCAGCGCCCAGCGAGGGAGTCTGCCGGCTGTTGCGAGCAGGAGAGGACGTGAGTGTGCAGGTTTTATGTGTGCTGTGTCAGGTCACGGCGGTGGACTATTGGGTGGAGTGCTGCCTCCCGACCACTGCTATGGCCACGAGGGTTACCACTGGTCGTGCGGTGAAGAGCTACGAGCAGTCAGCAGCGCCCAGCGAGGGAGTCTGCCGGCTGTTGCGAGCAGGAGAGGACGTGAGTGTGCAGGTTTTATGTGTGCTGTGTCAGGTCACGGCTGTGGACTATTGGGCGGAGTGCTGCCTCCCGACCACTGCTATGGCCACGAGGGTTACCACTGGTCGTGCGGTGAAGAGCTACGAGCAGTCAGCAGCGCCCAGCGAGGGAGTCTGCCGGCTGTTGCGAGCAGGAGAGGACGTGAGTGTGCAGGTTTTATGTGTGCTGTGTCAGGTCACGGCGGTGGACTATTGGGCGGAGTGCTGCCTCCCGACCACTGCTATGGCCACGAGGGTTACCACTGGTCGTGCGGTGAAGAGCTACGAGCAGTCAGCAGCGCCCAGCGAGGGAGTCTGCCGGCTGTTGCGAGCAGGAGAGGACGTGAGTGTGCAGGTTTTATGTGTGCTGTGTCAGGTCACGGCTGTGGACTATTGGGCGGAGTGCTGCCTCCCAACCACTGCTATGGCCACGAGGGTTACCACTGGTCGTGCGGTGAAGAGCTACGAGCAGTCAGCAGCGCCCAGCGAGGGAGTCCGCCGGCTGTTGCGAGCAGGAGAGGACGTGAGTGTGCAGGTTTTATGTGTGCTGTGTCAGGTCACGGCGGTGGACTATTGGGCGGAGTGCTGCCTCCCGACCACTGCTATGGACACGAGGGTTACCACTGGTCGTGCGGTGAAGAGCTACGAGCAGTCAGCAGCGCCCAGCGAGGGAGTCTGCCGGCTGTTGCGAGCAGGAGAGGACGTGAGTGTGCAGGTTTTATGTGTGCTGTGTCAGGTCACGGCTGTGGACTATTGGGTGGAGTGCTGCCTCCCGACCACTGCTATGGCCACGAGGGTTACCACTGGTCGTGCGGTGAAGAGCTACGAGCAGTCAGCAGCGCCCAGCGAGGGAGTCTGCCGGCTGTTGCGAGCAGGAGAGGACGTGAGTGTGCAGGTTTTATGTGTGCTGTGTCAGGTCACGGCTGTGGACTATTGGGTGGAGTGCTGCCTCCCGACCACTGCTATGGCCACGAGGGTTACCACTGGTCGTGCGGTGAAGAGCTACGAGCAGTCAGCAGCGCCCAGCGAGGGAGTCTGCCGGCTGTTGCGAGCAGGAGAGGACGTGAGTGTGCAGGTTTTGTGTGTGCTGTGTCAGGTCACGGCTGTGGACTATTGGGTGGAGTGCTGCCTCCCGACCACTGCTATGGCCACGAGGGTTACCACTGGTCGTGCGGTGAAGAGCTACGAGCAGTCAGCAGCGCCCAGCGAGGGAGTCTGCCGGCTGTTGCGAGCAGGAGAGGACGTGAGTGTGCAGGTTTTATGTGTGCTGTGTCAGGTCACGGCGGTGGACTATTGGGTGGAGTGCTGCCTCCCGACCACTGCTATGGCCACGAGGGTTACCACTGGTCGTGCGGTGAAGAGCTACGAGCAGTCAGCAGCGCCCAGCGAGGGAGTCTGCCGGCTGTTGCGAGCAGGAGAGGACGTGAGTGTGCAGGTTTTATGTGTGCTGTGTCAGGTCACGGCGGTGGACTATTGGGTGGAGTGCTGCCTCCCGACCACTGCTATGGACACGAGGGTTACCACTGGTCGTTCGGTGAAGAGCTACGAGCAGTCAGCAGCGCCCAGCGAGGGAGTCTGCCGGCTGTTGCGAGCAGGAGAGGAC GTCACGGCTGTGGACTATTGGGTGGAGTGCTGCCTCCCGACCACTGCTATGGCCACGAGGGTTACCACTGGTCGTGCGGTGAAGAGCTACGAGCAGTCAGCAGCGCCCAGCGAGGGAGTCCGCCGGCTGTTGCGAGCAGGAGAGGAC CTTTCTTTTTGCAGATTTGCTGTTCGTGACTCTACCTGTGTGTGTGCTTGGAGATTACATCCCTGGGAAG GTGGAGGTGGATTTTAA